A genomic segment from Halomonas sp. TA22 encodes:
- a CDS encoding TRAP transporter small permease encodes MSSYTKFKSAYFKLLESIVVVNIIALAGVVIVGFSSRLIGSPLSWYDEVAAVLLAWLTYYGAALAAAKGAHITCPSVLNMCPPAVRVPVALLAEAITIAFFVFLGYASFQVMMILQGVNMVSIPAISMQVTQSAIPIASALFILAELLRIPDVLKSARGHGFIDHELEEAGIDAQDIKEATTSQARG; translated from the coding sequence ATGAGTTCTTATACCAAGTTCAAGAGTGCCTATTTCAAGCTGCTTGAAAGCATTGTTGTCGTCAACATCATCGCCCTGGCCGGTGTGGTCATCGTCGGCTTTTCGTCTCGGCTGATTGGTTCGCCCTTGAGTTGGTACGACGAAGTGGCGGCGGTGCTGCTTGCCTGGCTCACCTATTACGGTGCGGCATTGGCGGCGGCCAAGGGGGCGCATATCACCTGCCCGAGCGTACTCAATATGTGTCCCCCGGCGGTGCGGGTACCGGTCGCCCTGCTGGCCGAAGCGATTACCATCGCTTTCTTCGTGTTCCTGGGCTATGCCAGCTTCCAGGTCATGATGATCCTGCAAGGGGTCAACATGGTCAGCATTCCCGCGATCTCAATGCAGGTGACCCAGTCGGCGATTCCCATCGCTTCCGCCCTGTTCATTCTCGCCGAGTTGCTGCGTATTCCGGATGTGCTGAAAAGCGCGCGCGGTCATGGCTTCATCGATCACGAGCTTGAAGAGGCGGGTATCGATGCGCAAGACATCAAGGAAGCCACTACATCTCAGGCGAGGGGATAG